Genomic window (Pirellulales bacterium):
TGGAGTGGCGCCGCCGGAATCAGGCGAGGTGACCGTGATGACCGTTTGGCCGTCCGTGGCGGCGACCAGTTGCGGCCGATTCTTGGGAAAACTGTTCGCGATTCAGGCGGGCTTTTGGATTTTCAGCGTCGGGCGTCTCGCTGCTTTGGCCGCTCTGCCAATCGCGCCGCTGCTGTACGGCTATATGCGGCTGCCCGGTGTTGTGCGACGCTATCGATTAACGAACCGCCGCGTGGTGGTCCTGAGCGGCATTCAGCCTCGGGTTGAGCGGTTCGTCGATTTGGACCGTTTCGATACGATCGAGGTCATCGTGCGGCCCGGGCAGGCGTGGTATTCCGCGGGCGATCTCGTTTTCCGCAAGGGAGCGCTCGAGACCTTTCGCTTGCCCGGCGTTCCGCGCCCAGAGACATTTCGGCAGACCTGTCTGAAGGCCCGCATGTCGTACACCGGCGTGCGCAAAGCGCTGGAGATGCAAGCCGCGGGAGCGTGACCTGCGTGGTCCTCACGCTCCGTCGTGAGGAAGCTTTCTCACGACGGAGCGTGAGGACTAAACTCACGGCAATTCTTCCAAAATCAGCCGCAGCGCCTTGGTCGCCAGACTGGTCGGCAG
Coding sequences:
- a CDS encoding PH domain-containing protein, yielding MKQAIAGVAPPESGEVTVMTVWPSVAATSCGRFLGKLFAIQAGFWIFSVGRLAALAALPIAPLLYGYMRLPGVVRRYRLTNRRVVVLSGIQPRVERFVDLDRFDTIEVIVRPGQAWYSAGDLVFRKGALETFRLPGVPRPETFRQTCLKARMSYTGVRKALEMQAAGA